DNA from Daucus carota subsp. sativus chromosome 1, DH1 v3.0, whole genome shotgun sequence:
CATCTCCTCCTCCCAGGAAAAGAAGATTCCTTCAGAAGATTTCAGAttctgaatcagaagaagacattcctcctcctccaccagcaaagaaactgagaaagaaaataaaggcaacctctattactgatctgactgtggaaCCACCACAATCAGAGGATcctaaacaacctttgattccTTTCTCTGATCAATCTGCAGAGCCACTGTTGATAGAACCTATCTCTGCAGTGCCACTTGATATTGCTGCAGCTGACCAACAAATGTCAGAGTCAACCTCTGATCACAATGATCAATCTGAAGGGACAAAGTCTGTTGAAGAGAATATAGCAGCTGATATTCTTGTGTCAGAAACAGTTCCTGATATCCCCAatcaatcagaagatgcacagATAGAGTTGGTCTTGCAAATGATTCAGGATTCTCTGCTTCAACCTGCAGttattgttgcagctcctgctcaggagattactgaagctgcaaactctgatgcagctactgaagctctagagtcaaatactctgagtatttttcttgcagacattgatgatgatgaaggaacagaagtcacatcaactcctataatctctgagccagtcagagaaactTCACCAGAAAGGGTAGATTCCCCAGTCAAGATACTGTCACCAGTTAGGGAATCCACTCCCTTTACAGCACCTGCAGTTCCAAGCTCTCCAATTCCATTTTCTGAGCCTGCTAGAAGGAAAATTTGCCACTTGACATATAATCATAGGATGTGCAGAACCACATCACCTTCTGTGGAAGATAGGCTTACTTCTATTGAAGCTACTCAGGCTTCAATGAATTATACTCTGGCagatttgagtgcttctgtggcacagctagtacaggttctcacctctgctgatgtcaaaaagggggagaaaacattcaaagacaaatgcaaacctgatcagcaattaaaaaggaaaaagccagatgatgatgaggcaGAAAAAGGGGAAATAAACAAACAGCAAAAGTTGAAGCAGCTGCAAAGTAaggaaacaaagaagaacagtagAGAAGCAGCAAGCTCTGAGAGACCACCCAGAGAATCTCAAAAACACAGATCAATGGAACTGACTGTTGTAACTCAAGCTCAGAACATAAccaaagcagtcagagattcagatgcatTATCCAAAGAAATTgatcttgtgaactctgaagtggaaaagaagaaagaaaacttggttgctgaagctgaaaagctgattgaggctggagaccctgagtctcagaaattttgtcaaactctgaagttcagaggcaaagaaactactctcttttataaatctccttccttgcaagcaattgatgaagccatggcaaggaaaatctttgaaaaagaaaatccaggagtggatattgaggccatcagactggaagaagaaagattggctgctgagaagaagaagatcagcaaaacaaaatctgatgagcaaagacagattactgattcctctcaggaacagaaaattccaaaacaaaagggaatagtaatcagtgaagtaaactacactgatatcaacagaccaagaactagatctcagactcaatctgaatctgatatagcagataaaggaaagaaacctgttgatggagttccttcagctcctcctgtgataaagaagtcaatgatcaagatagcatcagagaatccttctaaGAGGATGTTAGAGCTAAGCAgaaatacaaatataatcactgatgtatctgatcaagctatagaaagagaagctgggttaatcagaagaagaaaaggtgaaagCAAGTCAATATCTGATataactttaacctctgacaatgctcaagttaaagttccagttgaagaagagaaagtCAAAGAAACTAAAGCTTCTtggttaaagttaaattctgagaaggctcaagatcagaagaagaaaaagagtttatatgggagtcttggtacaaatttatacaaggaaagctcaatgcttaCCAGAGTAAGAACACATGGTACCAGAGGgaaagaagcttatgacacaactggtcttggtcacagaaaagaaaagattcaaacaggctcagcaactactttcagggatccttatcctctgactgaaaaagtaggagaagctgttacacagaaagatcttgacaaagttgagtcagtacagattctggtagacactcatgatgggaaagaagataaagaaaagattgctatatttctagaatctggcagagtgtacaggatatcagaagctgatttattgctgaaatctctgagagaactggagcattttcactatatgttggagatcaagaatgaagcaactcagaggtggtcagatctgatgaagaaaacaattagtgaaaaaagaagattctatggaataaagtctgatgagGAATACATTCCACAAATATCTCAAGATGATGGTACTGAAATcagcatggaaaagaatagctctgtcatggagactattgcaaacaccagaatcttgggttataataatgaagcagacaggcctagagtcattcagttgggagaagcaatgaagagaagcaaagctaatgctttgagatcagccatataccagacaggagatgaagatgaagaattgaagactgtcaaagctcaaatgatacaaactctgaaacaaattgaagaagatctgattaccaagtttgttaaggagagctatgggtatagactgattgaataattagttctgctgtgatctgtaagttgtaattagttctgcctactctgtgagtattaatttatttatgcagatcagttacttcatgcatttgtccttgattgtttttgacatcatcagtaaatatataacttgttcattctgtttaatgtacaagttgggggagattgttacatatttgatgatgtcacaggtatctaacttgtttagtgtgcagaagcaaatatcagagtttagctggaaatcagagtttaacgactgtcagctggatcagagtttaagcgatgatcagagtttgcaggcggctgattttcaggagcatatctgactaagtaaggaagataaagatcaagagagattgtgcagatcaggacagtagaaggatagctactgattagattattttaggaagcagataattgtaaatcaatcagtagatatcatgtaactgtgtatataaacacagcttagggtttactctagatgagttatcgatTGAATattattcgtgtaacctagcagctcttagtgataaagtataaatcactaagagattatttgtaaactactgagttttgtgaataagagtttattgaattattctcttatacttgtgtttgccttggattgtgttcactatattattatatatagtgagtttagtcggcctaacacaaccatattcattccaccactcaaccaaacacctaatatcagatatgatacctcaaactcataccagcttaacctgattcctcattccaaccccataccccctctccaaccaaacgaccccttagtgatttagggaatcactaagatactgttggagtggattattttcccatatttctcatattttggtttaagactccaaatagggaagctgctggagttgctcttagttTATATGCGATTCTAAtaagatattaattattatatattaatataaaaattttattatcccATTTTTGATCACTCAATGTAATAACAGTACTATACCACAAAATTTATGGATATATGTAAACAAGCAAATTAGCTAAAATATCtttgttcttttcttttttgaaaagtttgatattgccaaatacaaaattttacaacATTATTTGGTGAGATTTACTTAGATTAATAGTTTTGTTGATTAATTCACAAcaccaaaatcataataaactaaggtcaattttaacaatttaaaaagcCTTTCATTTTCTTAATATCGGTTAAAACCAACATTGCCGTGAATAAAAATActaaatgataaatatttgGTATAGTTGATACATTAATATACGTGCAGAAATgaatgtatatacaaatttcACTAGAAGATCATATCCATAGTGGCATCACTCGTTAGCCTTATAGATATCAATACAAGGACTCACACGTAtttgaaaaaacaacttgtatctaaGTTGTACTTCTGAGCAGCTTTGGTTGGGCTGATTTGCCAAGTTACCTTTCGAAACTTCTTGATTCCGAAGTTATATTTTCCTTGGGCATTCCATAACAGCAACATTCCAAAGACTCGAAGACAGAAAAAATTGCAGACCTTGCAACTGGGAATCACTGCCTTTATTATCTCCGCTGCTGTTATCGGCCTCTTGAATTCTTTTTACAGTATGTCTTACAGTATTTTTGGGCAACTAATCATCGGCAAGAACAATTTGTGCTCGACAAACACTGATTTACTGAGATATGATGGTATCCCTGACACCTGAGAGTTCAATATTTAGGAAGTCGGGTATCAGTTCGATAATTAATACCTTACTATAGAATGCGGAACAGACAGTCTTAATGATCTATAAAGACTTATACCACACAAAATTGACAGAGCAAAACATGACCATTTACATTACAGTATGCAGagtaaaataatcaaatttgtGAAAGAAACAAGGTAGTACGAACTATGAAGCAATAATCCAATTATTATGCAAAGAAACCCATACATAATCTTCTAGTGGAAGACTATCAACTTAACTGATACAAAATCTCATTCTCAAAAGCCGCTTTATCCGAAAACCAATGCAAAATATTACTTCACTCAGAATCTTCCTGTTACAGGACTGATTAGACAAGAGTACAGAAATATGCCTGTGAGATAGAGGAAGAGAAAGGAAGGGAGGGATAGGCTTACTCATTTAGCTTACGAACATCATATTAAATCATACTTCCTATGTTCTACAGTAGTATTggtataattattaaatcatattagTGTATAATATTTGCGTGCTATAAAAGTATTTgtatttttctacaaaaatattgcattataaaataattttctactgtattaatatatgttccgcagcaGTATAACGTAGTAATATGcatttttctataaaaatattgcattataaaattgttttctatTATGTTAATATATGTTCTGCATAGTAATTTGCATTTTACTACAAATGTAttgcattataaaatcattttctattatattaatatatgttccgcagTAGTATATGCATAATTTGTATTTTCCAACaatttgtaaaatcatttttaattatattaatatatgttccgcagcaGTATGACGTAGTAATTTGTATTGAAGATCTTTAACAAATATTCTGCAGCAGTACAAGCCTATAAGTTATatgattgaattaattatataattttggaaaGTTTACATTAATCATGGAATTAAATATTGTCATAAAATTAAGAGGTTCTATGTGGAACCTGaccctgtatatatatatatatatagttattgacATTGATTTTAGACGAAAAAGGAAATTGTTTTTGTTTAAACTCTaatcaatttgattttgtttgtttaaactCTAATCAATTTGTTTCGTGACAAATTCATATGTCGCATTCTAGCTTTCTCATCGGTATTACATTCAATCATACAGATTATTACAAACATCGTTAAGATATTctatattatgaattatatattttgaacaaGCATCGTTAAGATTttcatctatattttttatttccttaaaattaatatatttaactaaTCATCACTTGCTTGTACATTCATCTAACAATAAAATGTTTTATGTCTTCCATCACTAAGATCACAAAAACATCCAACTTCGGCACCTAAACAAATGCTATATAACCCGGAAGAAAATTGGTCAATTATGAACCACTGTTCCAAAATGCAGAATCCTGTTTTAACACACACACAAGCTtattatatacattatacaGGTCAATAAATAAACAGACAAATACTAGAAATACTTCAAGTAACTTAATGGTTACTTGAACATCATctattttaagtcttttgagcCCTGATCTTACATAGGAATAAGAATAAGACAATATGGTTACTAGCAAATTAGCGGGCCTTAGATAATTGTTTTTCATCATTTTGGAGCatcatcttcattgtttactgcaaaTCATCTTCCTTGTTTACTGCAAAGAAGAATGTGAAAATCAGTAACTTTCATactagaaaatataataaatttcaagTACATTATAACTTAATTATAAGCATACCTTCACCATTTATGAGCCATCCGTCTCCCGGatattattaaacaaaacaaTCTTTACGTGAATAAGACTGTATTGGGTTTGTTTTATGGCAGGGTCGGCTAGGAGCTCAGCACAAAATTCTAGACACCTACATAGAGCTCGCTGAGGGAAGATGGAACTCATCCTTGTGCTTTGGAACAAGGTCGGAAATTCCTAGAGGTGGTGCCAGCCTCTAGGTTCTTTTACCTCGTCAGCTGCATAAACACAAACACTGAACACAGGGCACAGTggacatataatatatcttagAAAAATAAGGACggaaatttcataattttgcatatattGTAGGAAGTGTACATATAAAAACCAATTTTTTTGTTATACAAAAATCAAGCGAAAGGTGAGGAATACCATCTCGAGAAATGTTGGCATTTCTCTTTGTCCACTTGGTGCCAATTCtggtaaaattaattttattccttgCCGACCTGAcataataaattacatattctacgcattaattaaaaaattaacaattatGAGAGTACTTCAATACTAATTTATGTCCTTTCAGATATCACAATAAATAAAGTTCATACAGAAACCTATAAACGTAAATGCACAGGCTACATACATAATTAATCACAAATTGCAAGATAGTGCCGCTTGGATGCATCCTCTCAGAGtgttttgaattaaataaatgtGATTCAACAATATATAACACAATAGTATCAACAATATCTGGATTCTTAATGCCCATTCATTGTTAATTTTCGAGACTGTTTGGTTTCCCTTTATTATCTCTATCCAACAAGCAATGGTATCTAATAACAATAGAAAGCTTTCCATAGACATACAGAAATCAAAAAGCAGTTTACTTTTCTAATTAACTTCTACATTATACTACGAGAAATAGGGTGCTCAAAACTAACACAAAATAGTATCACAATATCTGGATTCTTAATGCCCATCCATTGTTAATTTTCAAGACTGTTTGGTTTCTCTTTATTATCTCTATCCACCAAGCAATGATCTCTTATAACAATAGAAAGCTAAAGTATTTCCATAGACATACAGAATCAAAAAAATAGTTTCCTTTTCTAATTAACTTCTACATTATACTACAAGAAAAAGGGTGCTCAAAACTAACACAAAATATTCCAATACAGCTAACCAACACAATCACGATATGTTCAAAACAGACCACAATTACCAAAGGTCGTTCAAAACTAATCACAAATTACCCTGATCCAGTGACAAAATATTCCGATACAGCCAACCAACACAATCAAGTGCACGATCAATCATAAATATTCCGATACAGCTAACCAACACAATCAAGGGCACGATCTACCAATTATCACATATATGTTCAAAACAGACTACAATCATATGAGATTTAGCTAGTCAATTAAACAAGCTTTCATTACAGATCAGAATTTTACCCACCAGGAGAAGTTCTTAAGTGCACAATGTCATCAATGTCGTCCTCATCATCAATCCACCCGTAACAAGGCCTGCGTCGTTTCCTTGGAATAGTTCCGCCTGGTGCTTGTGGAGGGAGGATGGCCAGGGAAAGCTCGGTGTTAGTATTACCGAGGTTGACATCTGAGCTGATAACAGGGGCCATAAGATTAACATCACGTCCACGGGACGCTTCCATACCTTCACCATGGAGAACAACATTCTCATCATTCTATGTGTGTGGTGACTAATATCATATTACATTctgcaatttaaaattttgctaTCCTGACCTTTATGTAATAACATTGTTTCACCATAAAGTCAATAAGATTGTATCATACAAATATTGGCGAGGCATAAACTCAACTTATTTTTCTTAAACGAGATGATAATTCTTATAGTGTACCTGTATTGTCAGAATTTTACCCACTAGAGGCAGCAATAGAACAAAGTTTTGTTTTtctggagcatcttcttcattgtttactgaaACAAAAAAAGCAAAATTAGCGAGTTTCATATCAGATAAATTAGCTATCAAACAATCGGAATTGAGAAATCTAGGGCTTAAAAACACGAAATATATACCTGTTTTTGGGCTTCGAAACGGATAACATAACGAATTTGAAACATCGATCCAGCGATTCAGCACTGAATTATGAATACACTCAAACACACACGATTATTATCGATCGACGCGGCGTGCCCTAGTCTAATTGGGAAGCCGCCGCCTTAACCTGCACGAGGAGGAGTTTACAGGTGATTTTATACCTAAAACATATGGGCTAGGGTTTCTTATGAATAATCTGAATGGGCTTTCTTTAAGTGATGGGCTAGGGTTTAATCTGAATAATCGGAATGGGCTTTTTTTAAGTGATGGACTGTTATTGTGATTGTTCATAAACACGTTTGActgtttttattttgaattagatgatggtgaaaagcttcgtGGCGATATATACTGATTTTCTTCACTAAATCATGGATCAAGTTCTCCGtagtttaaaaattttaaaaatgttgaaagttttgatatttaagcaaatttattttaaaatatatgatgataagtccatttataaaaaaaaaatttaaatttaaattttaatattaaaatatgtattatagTCTCGGAAAAAAATATGATCATAGTCTCGGAAAAAAAAGTAAGTCTTTTtctatatcaaaatatttgaaatgaatttttaaattctaatttgatatttattaatgtatgcagtttttatttttgatatattgaaaaaagtagttttgaaactttcctccaatatatccgaaactgaaaaaggtaatttttatttttgatatttacaaaattaaaaatataattcgaaactttcttccaataatTTTGATACAGAAAAAGGTAggtagatttaatttttgatatactGAAAATGATAGTTCTacaacttgcttctaatatacccgaaactaaaaaaagtagtttttatttttgatatttttcatccaaaaatttcagaaaattggaGGAAAAAAAGTAAGTTTTTTTCCATATCAAAATAATCgaaaagaaatttcaaattctgatttgatatttattaagttagtttttatttttgatatatagaAAAATGATGTTTTGAAACTTTCCTTCAATATCCGAAATTGAAAATGgtgatttttatacaaaaaaaaaaagtaatgtaGATAggtagattttatttttgatattttgaaaaagatagttctaaAATTTACTTCCtcgcataatcacaaattctgctccctCGGAGTTAAGTCCAACCTGTGACCAAGGATACAAGTCTCCGCTTTTAATCTAGTTGAACCAACCCTTTCTGACAAAAGATGTATTTGATATGGGGCTAAAAATGCAAAAACCGAAACGAAAATGAGATATATTTGAGGCATATGGTCGAAAAGCTTGAACATGTTTGTAAGTTTTCTAAATTAGGGTGAGACTCtgttatatatttctaaattataaaaaatcgtgtttttcatttttttccccCAGTTTTTGGGCTGAGCGTGtattattttttcaagaaaatttcaAGTGCACAGTTTAAACTTTAAACCTCATTCATCTTTGTATCACCATCAAAATGAGATCATTCATCTTTTTATCACCATCATAATTAACTTTGGAAGATATAAAGTTCTCATATTGACTTGCATGGGAAACTGGGAGCTCATACTAAGACTCCTATATCCGTCAGTAAAAACATTTTTCG
Protein-coding regions in this window:
- the LOC135149947 gene encoding uncharacterized protein LOC135149947, with protein sequence MSTTAFEFNGAKFVTNNYSAILDNDEAPKEFHLIQDFLAHSELMYALTEPELISPSQVLTLWRSANYDDGGENGCPSLTCNYEGQEYAISPATIRKALHLPEEKKFDSSVPTQTLRDMMIFLGRKENMNIVYYSRFCQLIFSYCFPDVPLPEDGNELPFKITKRAFTDLIKKDSKKNAAPVFAIPVTVQDKLKLALPDKYGALFSDDNIPQPPSPAHNPIPTADPKPTSGSSQQGPVVISSPKRVLRSSRSPSKQPSPPPRKRRFLQKISDSESEEDIPPPPPAKKLRKKIKATSITDLTVEPPQSEDPKQPLIPFSDQSAEPLLIEPISAVPLDIAAADQQMSESTSDHNDQSEGTKSVEENIAADILVSETVPDIPNQSEDAQIELVLQMIQDSLLQPAVIVAAPAQEITEAANSDAATEALEETSPERVDSPVKILSPVRESTPFTAPAVPSSPIPFSEPARRKICHLTYNHRMCRTTSPSVEDRLTSIEATQASMNYTLADLSASVAQLVQVLTSADVKKGEKTFKDKCKPDQQLKRKKPDDDEAEKGEINKQQKLKQLQSKETKKNSREAASSERPPRESQKHRSMELTVVTQAQNITKAVRDSDALSKEIDLVNSEVEKKKENLLKFQLKKRKSKKLKLLG
- the LOC108194725 gene encoding uncharacterized protein LOC108194725, which gives rise to MEASRGRDVNLMAPVISSDVNLGNTNTELSLAILPPQAPGGTIPRKRRRPCYGWIDDEDDIDDIVHLRTSPGRQGIKLILPELAPSGQREMPTFLEMLTR